In Bacteroidales bacterium, the DNA window CCAGCCCTGACGGTAATATACAATGTTATCTTCGGGTTTTATGGTGCGAACTTCTTCAAGTTTACATAATTCATTTCTTTCTTTTCCATTTAATGAGAAAGCTTTTAAACAAAGTTTGGCTTCCCATGATTCTTCATCAAAAAATTTATTGTAAAAAGAAAGTTCAGCGCTTATGTATGTAGCTTCCTGTTTGTCGTACACACGACGATATTTCTTAGTGCTATCGATCATCCATTCATCAGCGCCATATATTTTTATTTCTTTGAATTTAAATTTTTGGTTGCTGGTTGGTTTTTTGTCTGCCATAAATTCTTTTTTGTGAAGAATTGATATGAAAGTGAAAATTACGAAAATCTTTTAACTTAATATTTGATTTTATCTACTTTATTTTTCCATTCAATAAACGGTGCAAGCGTTTCAGGATGCTCAATGTGTTCTGTGATGATTTTTCTTTTTTGATATGGAATATTTATTTCTTCATAAATAAATGAATCGTCAAAACCAATATTGGCGGCATCTTTCTTTGTTCCTGCAAAATATAGTGTTACCGGACGTGCCCAGTAAATTGCGCCAAGGCACATGGGGCAAGGCTCGCAGCTTGCATAAATTTCGCAATCATCAAGCTGGAATGAATTTAATTTTTTACAGGCTTCGCGAATGGCAATTACTTCAGCATGAGCCGTAGGGTCGTTTGATGACGTAACACTGTTGACTCCTGTACTGATAACTTCTCCGTTTTTCACGACCACTGCACCGAAAGGTCCGCCATTACCTGATTTCACGTTATCGACTGCAAGACGGATGGCCTGTGCCATGAATTTTGATTCGTATGACATATTAATTTTTTATAGAACGATTTTAAATTTTATCACTCCGTATTATTTTTATTAGTTTTGATATTTGAAGTCTTTTTCTTGCATCATAATCAAAGTAATCTCCCATAAACTTTGGAATACTTTCTTCTCTTTCACCTAACCTAAGAATTGGTATATACTTATCATTTGAAACTCTTTTAAATAAATCCTCTTTCAAAACAGAAAATTCATACCCAACACCACCTTTATTATTTTCGGCTTTTTGTTTGTATGTAGATGTAAAAACAACTAATACTTTATCTGCTTTTATAATAGAGCTTTTCATAGTTTCAAACATAGGCATACCAGCATGAAAATCATTTTGGTCTAAAATTACTTTGAATTTACCTTTTTGAACAAGTTTGTCAGCAATAGATTTTACCCACCTTTTATGTTGTTTATTATCATCATCCCAAGAATAAGAAATAAAAACAGTAAGCGGTTCATCTTTTATTTGCTTTCCTGTTAAAATATAATAAACTAATTTTGTATCTCTCGTTAATTTGCCAGCCAATTGTTTTTTTAA includes these proteins:
- a CDS encoding nucleoside deaminase gives rise to the protein MSYESKFMAQAIRLAVDNVKSGNGGPFGAVVVKNGEVISTGVNSVTSSNDPTAHAEVIAIREACKKLNSFQLDDCEIYASCEPCPMCLGAIYWARPVTLYFAGTKKDAANIGFDDSFIYEEINIPYQKRKIITEHIEHPETLAPFIEWKNKVDKIKY
- a CDS encoding toll/interleukin-1 receptor domain-containing protein, producing the protein MIPRDEILNYLDKYGDIKNKEDIEIILDRINRSIQIFIIVIKDLEQKGIIKCDNFYLTPGEQSGYLLPLSLVNLKIFLTEKGKECIKRELKKIGNSGFGFESKLLDNIQIDKTSLNIPFFQSLSFEELKKQLAGKLTRDTKLVYYILTGKQIKDEPLTVFISYSWDDDNKQHKRWVKSIADKLVQKGKFKVILDQNDFHAGMPMFETMKSSIIKADKVLVVFTSTYKQKAENNKGGVGYEFSVLKEDLFKRVSNDKYIPILRLGEREESIPKFMGDYFDYDARKRLQISKLIKIIRSDKI